A genomic region of bacterium contains the following coding sequences:
- the pepT gene encoding peptidase T, which produces MFDPKYPFTCVDRFLKYVKYDTQSDDESTTFPSTAKQKILSRDLAKDLKKMGLKDAAMDKWGYVMATLPSNTKKKVSPIAFIAHVDTSPAVTGAKVKPIIHKNYQGGDIPLPKDPHQIIEAKNNPDLQNMIGYDIITADGTTLLGADNKAGVAEIMDAVNYLLKHPEIKHGPIKICFTPDEEVGRGTEKINLKKLGAKYAYTVDGQSRGEVETETFSADMMIVKFHGKNIHPGYAKNKMVNAVKVAARFIESLPKDHLSPETTEGKEGFVHCVSFTANEELATLKFIIRDFVTEKLKDHEGVVKDLAEKAAMQFPGARAECEAKEQYRNMKYILDKHPEVGENAIEAMKRLNIEPILSPIRGGTDGSRLSFMGLPCPNIFAGEHSFHSKLEWVAVQDMEMAVRVIVTIAQIWEERA; this is translated from the coding sequence ATGTTCGATCCGAAATACCCATTCACCTGCGTCGATCGTTTTTTGAAATACGTTAAATACGATACGCAATCCGACGATGAATCCACCACATTTCCCAGCACGGCCAAACAAAAAATCCTATCCCGCGATCTGGCGAAAGATCTCAAAAAAATGGGATTGAAAGACGCCGCCATGGATAAATGGGGATACGTGATGGCGACCCTGCCGTCGAATACGAAGAAAAAAGTTTCCCCGATCGCTTTCATTGCCCACGTCGACACATCGCCGGCCGTGACGGGCGCGAAAGTCAAACCGATCATACACAAAAATTATCAAGGCGGAGATATACCGCTTCCTAAAGATCCACACCAAATCATTGAAGCCAAAAATAATCCCGATCTGCAAAATATGATCGGATACGATATCATTACGGCCGACGGCACGACCTTGCTTGGGGCGGATAACAAAGCCGGTGTTGCGGAGATCATGGACGCGGTCAACTATCTGCTCAAACATCCGGAAATCAAACACGGCCCCATTAAAATATGCTTCACGCCGGATGAAGAAGTCGGACGCGGCACGGAGAAAATCAATCTGAAAAAGCTCGGCGCGAAGTACGCCTATACGGTGGACGGACAAAGCCGGGGAGAAGTCGAGACGGAGACCTTCAGCGCCGACATGATGATCGTCAAATTTCACGGTAAAAACATTCATCCCGGTTATGCCAAAAACAAAATGGTCAATGCCGTCAAAGTCGCCGCGCGATTTATCGAAAGCCTTCCCAAAGATCATCTTTCACCGGAAACGACCGAAGGCAAAGAAGGATTCGTCCATTGTGTATCGTTTACAGCCAATGAAGAATTAGCGACGTTAAAATTCATCATCCGCGATTTTGTCACGGAGAAACTCAAAGATCACGAAGGAGTCGTGAAAGATCTGGCCGAAAAAGCGGCGATGCAATTTCCCGGCGCCCGCGCCGAATGCGAAGCGAAAGAACAATACCGCAATATGAAATATATCTTGGATAAACATCCTGAAGTCGGGGAAAATGCCATCGAAGCCATGAAGCGGCTGAATATCGAGCCCATTTTGAGTCCGATCCGCGGCGGTACCGACGGTTCGCGCCTTTCCTTCATGGGATTGCCGTGCCCCAATATTTTTGCCGGCGAACACAGCTTTCATTCGAAGTTGGAATGGGTTGCCGTGCAGGATATGGAGATGGCGGTGCGTGTGATCGTGACGATTGCACAGATTTGGGAAGAACGGGCTTAA